A region from the Pelobates fuscus isolate aPelFus1 chromosome 3, aPelFus1.pri, whole genome shotgun sequence genome encodes:
- the KBTBD13 gene encoding kelch repeat and BTB domain-containing protein 13, whose protein sequence is MTKLLVTVEGTVFETEKDLLVAHSEYFRALFDSGMRESTQNEIHLKSLGALGFLITLRVMEGKRPLLTLDEIVQAVECAAFLQVVLLTKHLVNLIDSDNCLEMYQAAYTYGLIDLFQNAALFIRDIYESLEDNLRYLPTVLQEYLDSLMPSRFVAVGSHTPTIEYFEDFSRTMSYLDEQENQWESLGCIPEEASTFLAGVATLDNKVYIVGGARGANKKVVERSFCFDAESQTWSDFACPHQLRYEVTLVGHEGHLYAIGGEYERAPLASVEKYSLSSQTWNFGKELPQPMAGPPATKTMGRIFVCLWKPQDTTIIYEYETMKDELISVASLKRMQSYGHCMVGHRDNLYIMRNGPSDDFLRCSIENFNLTTQQWRTLSGQYVNSKGALFTAVIRGDTVFTLNRVITLLYKVDNSNWKPIKEKAGFNKGGNVHTFFLRLPKKTDITVNKVNKIQYHCNSKTAEPSL, encoded by the coding sequence ATGACCAAACTACTTGTCACGGTGGAAGGCACAGTATTTGAGACAGAGAAAGACCTGCTGGTGGCTCACAGTGAATATTTCCGTGCCCTTTTCGATTCTGGGATGAGAGAGAGCACACAGAATGAAATCCATCTAAAGAGCTTAGGAGCTTTAGGATTCTTGATTACACTCCGGGTAATGGAAGGTAAGAGACCCCTCCTGACACTGGATGAAATTGTACAAGCTGTAGAATGTGCAGCTTTCCTGCAGGTAGTACTCCTGACCAAGCACTTGGTGAATTTGATAGATTCAGACAACTGTCTGGAGATGTATCAAGCTGCCTATACGTATGGACTGATTGACCTGTTCCAAAATGCAGCTTTGTTCATCAGGGACATTTATGAATCTCTAGAAGATAATTTGCGATATCTGCCCACCGTCCTTCAGGAGTATCTAGATTCCCTCATGCCAAGTAGGTTTGTTGCAGTTGGCTCCCATACCCCAACTATTGAGTATTTTGAAGATTTCTCCCGTACTATGAGCTATTTGGATGAGCAAGAGAACCAGTGGGAGAGCCTGGGCTGTATTCCAGAGGAGGCAAGCACCTTCCTTGCTGGTGTTGCAACTCTTGACAATAAGGTCTACATTGTGGGTGGTGCGAGAGGGGCGAACAAAAAAGTGGTCGAAAGAAGTTTCTGCTTTGATGCAGAGAGCCAGACCTGGAGTGATTTTGCATGTCCTCATCAGCTTCGATATGAGGTGACACTTGTTGGACACGAGGGACACCTCTATGCCATTGGAGGAGAGTATGAAAGAGCTCCTTTAGCATCTGTAGAGAAATACTCTCTCTCTTCTCAAACCTGGAATTTTGGAAAAGAGCTTCCTCAACCTATGGCAGGTCCACCTGCTACAAAGACCATGGGAAGGATATTTGTATGCCTCTGGAAACCACAGGACACGACCATCATCTATGAGTATGAGACCATGAAAGATGAACTGATTTCAGTGGCTTCTCTAAAGAGGATGCAGAGTTATGGCCACTGTATGGTAGGACACAGAGATAATTTGTATATTATGAGGAACGGGCCCTCTGATGATTTTCTGCGATGCTCAATTGAAAATTTCAATCTTACCACCCAGCAGTGGAGAACTTTGTCGGGACAATATGTCAACAGCAAAGGGGCACTTTTTACAGCTGTAATCAGAGGGGACACTGTCTTTACCTTGAACAGAGTGATAACACTACTCTACAAGGTGGACAATTCCAACTGGAAACCAATAAAAGAAAAGGCTGGTTTTAATAAGGGAGGGAACGTGCATACATTTTTTCTTAGGTTGCCCAAAAAGACAGATATTACAGTAAATAAGGTCAACAAGATTCAGTACCACTGTAACTCAAAAACAGCTGAACCTtccttataa